One Arachis duranensis cultivar V14167 unplaced genomic scaffold, aradu.V14167.gnm2.J7QH unplaced_Scaffold_232525, whole genome shotgun sequence DNA segment encodes these proteins:
- the LOC107461946 gene encoding probable beta-1,3-galactosyltransferase 2: MNLKSRGEVLLPHRSFLSQRWMIFLCIGSFCAGMLFTNRMWTIPEPKGLARTTAMEAEKLNVVSEGCNSRILQEKEVKRETRSIYKEVFKTQNAMQTLDKTISNLEMELAAAKAAQESIRNGAPLSEDIKAVESNPRRRYLMVIGINTAFSSRKRRDSVRQTWMPQGEKRKKLEEEKGIIIRFVIGHSATSGGILDRAIEAEDRKHGDFLRLDHVEGYLELSAKTKTYFATAVNLWDADFYIKVDDDVHVNIATLGETLVRHRSKPRVYIGCMKSGPVLSQKGVRYHEPEYWKFGESGNKYFRHATGQLYAISKDLATYISMNQHVLHKYANEDVSLGSWFIGLDVDHIDDRRLCCGTPPDCEWKAQAGNVCVASFDWTCSGICRSAERIKEVHRRCGEGEKALWNAYAASSEETPSTSK, encoded by the exons ATGAATTTGAAGAGCAGAGGAGAGGTTCTTCTTCCTCATAGAAGCTTTTTGTCTCAGAGATGGATGATTTTTCTTTGTATTGGAAGCTTCTGTGCTGGGATGCTATTCACCAACAG GATGTGGACTATTCCCGAACCTAAAGGACTTGCAAGGACAACAGCTATGGAAGCTGAAAAATTGAATGTTGTTTCGGAGGGTTGCAACTCAAGAATT TTGCAAGAAAAGGAAGTGAAGCGCGAAACGAGAAGCATCTATAAAGAAGTTTTCAAAACACAAAATGCCATGCA AACATTGGACAAAACTATTTCAAACTTGGAGATGGAGTTAGCTGCTGCAAAGGCAGCTCAGGAGTCGATTCGCAATGGCGCTCCTCTATCAGAAGATATAAAGGCAGTTGAATCAAATCCAAGGAGAAGGTACCTCATGGTCATAGGAATCAACACTGCTTTTAGCAGCAGGAAAAGAAGAGACTCCGTCCGCCAAACCTGGATGCCTCAAG gtgagaaaagaaagaagctAGAGGAAGAGAAAGGCATTATCATCAGATTTGTAATTGGTCATAG TGCTACATCAGGTGGTATATTAGACAGAGCTATAGAAGCAGAAGATAGGAAGCATGGAGATTTCTTGAGGCTG GATCATGTTGAAGGGTACCTTGAATTATCAGCAAAGACAAAGACCTACTTCGCAACTGCTGTTAACTTATGGGATGCTGATTTCTACATTAAAGTTGATGATGATGTTCATGTAAATATAG CAACACTTGGAGAGACTCTAGTTAGACACCGGTCGAAACCACGAGTATACATCGGATGCATGAAATCCGGGCCTGTTCTTTCCCAAAA AGGTGTAAGGTACCATGAACCAGAATACTGGAAATTCGGCGAGTCTGGCAACAAGTACTTCCGCCATGCCACAGGACAGTTGTATGCCATTTCAAAAGATCTTGCTACATATATTTCAATGAACCA GCATGTTCTTCACAAGTATGCCAATGAAGATGTCTCACTAGGCTCATGGTTTATTGGACTTGATGTGGATCATATTGATGATAGGAGACTCTGCTGTGGCACTCCACCag ATTGTGAATGGAAAGCTCAAGCAGGGAATGTGTGTGTAGCTTCATTTGATTGGACATGCAGTGGAATTTGCAGGTCTGCTGAGAGGATCAAAGAGGTTCATAGAAGATGTGGAGAAGGTGAAAAAGCTTTGTGGAATGCCTATGCAGCAAG CTCCGAGGAAACTCCTTCAACTTCCAAATGA